Genomic window (Shewanella psychropiezotolerans):
TACAGCTTTCTAAATTCTTTTACCTTTAGCTTTTTTAAAAAGCTGAAAGTAATCGTCAAATTAGTCTGGAAACCATAGCATTGTGGCCCCACCTGAATCCATCTCGAACTCAGAAGTGAAACGCAATCGCGCCGATGGTAGTGTGGGGTCTCCCCATGTGAGAGTAGGTCATTTCCAGGCGCCTAATTTCTCGTAAAGAGAGTCGATAAATCCCCAGCACTTAGTGTTGGGGATTTTTTCGTTTAACAGCTTTTGAAATGAGCTTCTCACATGGGGAATATAGATAGCGCATGCGCAGCATGCATCCTTTTATATGCTAGTAGGGGGAAGCTCTTGCCCGAAGCCGGGCCATTGGAAGGCGCCTCCGCTCTTTGTTTCCGCATCCAAAGCGCTACTTCTCCGCCCCCATGTGGTTCGGCCTTCGGCAAGTATCATGACGATTCCAAGCCGGGCCATTTCCAGACACCCATGTGGCTTGCTCCCCAGCTGCAGCAAACCTGCTACGCGCTACGACTGTATGTTCGTCATTTTTACTTTTGACCAGCCTTGCTGATCTATTAAATCTCTCTGTCATTTTAAATACAGCGCATGCAAAGCATTCCTTATCGGGCCTAAATCGATGAAGACAGCTAGCAAAGGATTTTAAGTCACGCACATGTTCAAAAAGGACAATTCAAAACCTAGTTATGCGATCAAGGAATTGGGGGAGAGAGCCGTATAATACCAATCGGTATAAAGGTGTGGTCACTCAGCGAGAGTTTAGCGCTTCAGAGGCAAGGCAACGAGTGGGGAACATAGTTATTCTACGTTTAAGCTCGTTAACGCCGTATCGGAAGTGCTAAAACTCGCCTTTCAGGAGTGTTTTTGGCAGCCTACTTCTGTGTTGAATGAATTCAAAAGGGATCACCATTCCCTCACTCATCCGCCTTGAATTATGCAGCCAAAAATAACTCTGAGTTGGCCACTTTTTTATACCGATTGGTATAATTACCAATACACTGGTTAATTACTAATAACCAGCCAGGTTATCAGAGCCCTTTTGGGCTACTTTCAATATTTGCAACAGAACTGGAAATAGATAACCTGCTTTTTAATGTTTGCAATTTCGTCTCATCATTTTATTCCGGGCAGTAAAAAGGGAGGTTATGCCTCCCCATTTTATACCAGTATTTACTTCAGAATCTTGTTCTAACTCTGCAATATCTTCAGCGGTAAGCCCAACATGTTATCTCCAGAACCGGCTAGATACCAGATGATGGCTATAAGTGCTCCCACGGTGAGAAAATACCATATGGTGGAGAATATCTGTCCATACCTGTCCAGAGGTAACAAATGACTCTGGTGGCGTGTCTTCCACTCGAATACTATTTCTAAACTGCCGATGAGAAGCAGGAATCCCAATAGTGCTAGTCCTAATGTGTAGCTCAAGTAAACGCCAACGGCAGCCCCAGCGACGCAGGCGCCCAGACCCAAGACGCTGTTCATCGAAAAGCTAATGCTCTTTAAGATGTGTCCACCGTCTAGTGGGAGTATGGGTAATAGGTTAAATAGGTTTAAAAGGGCGTTAAAGGCGGCCAGACCAGCGAAAAACACGTTACCAGTTAACCAGTAGGCTATCAAAGCCATGATGGACATGAGTAGGCCGAATGTTGGTCCCATGATAGATATCACCACGTCCTGCCAACGGGTATTGATCTTCTCGTCGCTGAGTGCCAGCCCTCCCATGAATGGGATTAGGTAGATGCCCTTGGTTTTCATGCCGAAATGTTTCATGGCTCTGATGTGGCCATATTCGTGAAATACCAGACAGGCGATCAAGGCTAAAGCAAATTGGAAGGAGAATAACCAGGAATATGCGGCAACACTGGCGCCAGCTAAAACTACCTTGATGACTTTTGCGCTCTTTAGCAGCTTGAACCCTAAGGAAGCTAAGCCGACTAAACTGACTTTTCGCTTTGCTTCGATAGGCTTGACTGGGACCTGCCGCTCGATATCTTTGGTGTCTCTAGTACCGCTATTGATGATTTGATCATCCTTTATCAAGCGATAATCTAAGCTAAATGGCTGCCAAGTAAGATTGATCTCAAGGCTTATCTTTATAGCTTGGCTGGCTATTGATTTTTCAATGTTTGTATCCGGGTTGGTGTTGACCTGATTGACTTGTGTAGCGAGTTCAAACTCATGAGTTTTTAGCCCCTCATTATCTGCAGAAGCCTGTTTGACTGAGACTAGGGTATCTCCCCAAAAAAGCTGTTGCCAACCGGCCATAGAGCCTTCTAATCTCAGCTCTTTACCTAAACAATCAATTCTTAATAATTCCACAAATGTTCTCTTAGCTTTCTTGGTTATTAATTAGTTTTTATAAAAAGATTATGCATGGAAAGTTTGAGGGAAGCGAGAGAAGAAAAGCCAACTTTAATGGGGAGAGGTGGCTAAAACATAAGGTGAAGAGCAGAAAGTATAACTGCTCTTGCCTCTATTTTTAGTCATTAAGACAGACTGATTAGAACTGGGCCATTAAGTTTAATGCATTAAGACTAAGTCATTAGCCGCGATTGTTATAATCGAAGGTTATCTCTTGATCTTGATTGAATACTATACAGGTACCGTGTTCTCTCTGGGTTCGGTTAAAGGCTTGACCTATATGAATTTCGACATTGGAAAAAATGTGTTTATGAGCTTCTATGCGGTTGTCTTGGTAATAGGCATCGACTTCCTGTTTGATGGTCTCATATTCAATTTCTTCCCTTGCAAGTTCATTTATGATGCGTTGCTTTTCATCCAGCATCATTTTGACTTGTTCTACCATCATTTCATCATTTTGCCATTCGCTCTTTGGGGGCAACTTCTTGAGCCGGGCAGCGATCTCTAATTTAGCCACAACCATAGCTTTAATTCCCTGATCTAGCTCTTTTAGGTTTTTCTTCAGATCTCCCTGTTTCATGGCACAAAACACTTCCGTTTTAGTGCCGGCAGTAGCACCTATGATAACGGCTTTAAGTCCCTTATCGGCTTTAACTATTCCGCCGACGAGATCGCCTCTTCGTCCATTGGCATCGCTAACTGTGAGTTTCTGTTTGGTCTTGGTATGACTGTGAAGTAGTTGTTTAGTGACGAGAATCTCACCCTGAGCATCGAGATCTGAATATTGGATGAATTGAGCGCAAATCTGACCCTTAGCTAGAATCTTAGTCGACAACTCATTTTCTTTGAGCTGCCTGCCTATGATCCCCTTACTGACAATTACATCACCTTCGGCAATTAAGGTCGATGAATCGACAAACCCCATAACGGTAATGTCCCCGGAGCTTTTTACTACCATGCCCTCGTGTACATCTCCAGTGATCATTATGCTGCCTTTAAAGTCAACGTTGCCATAGCCTACATCGACATCCTTGATATTGAGTACATCATCGACTTTCATGCTTGTCTTAGTCTCAACGGGCTGGCCAGCAACCGTTGCGATCAGGTGATTCAGGTTTGCAGGATCCAGCCCAGCTCCTTCCTCTTCGGTGAGCTTGAGATCTTT
Coding sequences:
- a CDS encoding site-2 protease family protein — translated: MELLRIDCLGKELRLEGSMAGWQQLFWGDTLVSVKQASADNEGLKTHEFELATQVNQVNTNPDTNIEKSIASQAIKISLEINLTWQPFSLDYRLIKDDQIINSGTRDTKDIERQVPVKPIEAKRKVSLVGLASLGFKLLKSAKVIKVVLAGASVAAYSWLFSFQFALALIACLVFHEYGHIRAMKHFGMKTKGIYLIPFMGGLALSDEKINTRWQDVVISIMGPTFGLLMSIMALIAYWLTGNVFFAGLAAFNALLNLFNLLPILPLDGGHILKSISFSMNSVLGLGACVAGAAVGVYLSYTLGLALLGFLLLIGSLEIVFEWKTRHQSHLLPLDRYGQIFSTIWYFLTVGALIAIIWYLAGSGDNMLGLPLKILQS